In Vibrio sp. FE10, the following are encoded in one genomic region:
- a CDS encoding methyl-accepting chemotaxis protein produces the protein MSNPSEPQRHSLSLSIRSKFILINLTLFVSVFIYAIYEQFSLDKLESLERAATENLRSSVDLLTLRRHEKDFLARNDQKYAERFDKTADTLNQRLVTLNQTLTSHELHLSDQMTQISDTLHQYQKQFHQIVEQVNNIERTTAPLGFVAALDGKRTALKSAIESESSLALELALLELIEKDFHYLAHINDQTHMALANALKEFEPYSQTSVATEQAYSDYKTAVETLLLANTNLGLSAELGLRGALRSNVHRTEQAIEAVQTEISQAITAASTHTKNTLHLFGAAIVALLSLLLVFIGRNILARIKAINVMMESIANGDGDLTVRMNAKGNDELAQLAHSFDTFINKLHGNIKELSGVMTVLTDSSCSSEEAAIKSMSNAEKQKQQSESVATAVNELVMTSNEVTANIENAAMNAEKIKDNAHQALQETHATNDSINVLAENIAESQNLIVQLEDQSREINQVVTTIQGIAEQTNLLALNAAIEAARAGDHGRGFAVVASEVRELSLMTNDSTHQIESTIHGLTSGIAKTVAKMSVSLEQTGLVKHQTKDVVNAIEGIHFQVGEMFDLNSQIATASEEQSMVSAEIDRNITDIAHLASDTHTVVSGSVRCSEQVSNVSVKLEKIVAQFKY, from the coding sequence ATGAGTAATCCATCGGAACCTCAGCGTCATTCGCTGTCTCTTTCAATACGCAGTAAATTCATTCTAATCAACCTGACTTTGTTTGTTTCAGTCTTCATCTATGCCATCTACGAGCAGTTCAGCTTAGACAAACTAGAATCGCTGGAACGAGCTGCCACTGAAAATTTGAGGAGCTCGGTTGACCTACTCACTCTGAGGCGACACGAAAAAGATTTCTTAGCTCGCAATGATCAAAAATACGCAGAGCGTTTCGACAAAACCGCCGATACCTTGAATCAACGACTGGTGACTTTGAACCAAACCCTAACCTCGCACGAGCTTCACCTGTCCGACCAAATGACGCAGATTTCGGACACTCTTCATCAATATCAAAAGCAGTTTCACCAAATCGTCGAACAAGTGAATAACATTGAACGTACGACCGCGCCCTTAGGCTTTGTCGCTGCGTTAGATGGCAAAAGAACCGCTTTAAAATCAGCGATCGAATCTGAATCGAGTTTGGCGTTAGAGCTTGCGCTATTGGAGTTGATTGAAAAAGACTTCCATTATCTCGCTCATATCAATGACCAAACACACATGGCGTTAGCGAATGCTCTTAAAGAGTTTGAACCCTACTCTCAAACGTCTGTTGCGACAGAGCAAGCCTACTCGGACTACAAGACTGCGGTTGAAACGCTCCTGCTGGCTAACACCAATTTAGGCTTGTCGGCAGAACTCGGTCTTAGAGGCGCCTTACGTAGCAACGTCCACCGAACAGAACAAGCCATTGAAGCGGTACAAACCGAGATAAGCCAAGCTATCACAGCAGCGAGCACACATACCAAAAACACACTACATCTATTTGGTGCAGCTATCGTGGCTCTTCTTTCTTTGTTGTTGGTATTCATTGGTCGCAACATACTGGCGCGAATCAAAGCGATAAACGTGATGATGGAGTCGATTGCGAATGGAGATGGTGACTTAACCGTGCGCATGAACGCCAAAGGCAATGATGAACTTGCTCAGTTGGCGCACTCCTTCGATACCTTCATCAATAAACTGCATGGCAATATTAAAGAGCTGTCTGGCGTGATGACGGTGTTGACCGATAGTTCGTGTAGCTCTGAAGAAGCGGCAATCAAAAGTATGAGTAATGCTGAAAAGCAGAAGCAACAATCTGAATCAGTAGCGACGGCAGTTAATGAGCTGGTGATGACCAGTAATGAAGTGACGGCGAATATAGAAAATGCAGCGATGAACGCTGAGAAGATCAAAGACAATGCACATCAGGCGTTGCAAGAAACCCACGCAACCAATGACAGCATTAATGTGCTGGCCGAGAATATTGCAGAGTCTCAAAACCTAATTGTTCAGCTTGAAGATCAGAGTCGCGAAATCAACCAAGTCGTTACTACGATTCAAGGCATTGCTGAACAAACTAACCTACTCGCACTAAATGCAGCGATAGAAGCTGCGCGTGCCGGTGACCATGGCCGTGGGTTTGCTGTCGTGGCCTCTGAAGTGAGAGAGCTTTCACTAATGACCAACGATTCAACCCATCAAATTGAATCGACCATTCATGGTCTAACGTCGGGAATAGCAAAAACGGTCGCTAAGATGTCGGTGAGCTTAGAGCAAACGGGGTTAGTTAAACACCAAACCAAAGACGTGGTGAATGCGATTGAGGGGATACACTTTCAGGTCGGAGAGATGTTCGACTTAAACAGCCAGATTGCCACGGCGTCAGAAGAGCAATCCATGGTATCAGCGGAAATTGACCGCAACATCACCGATATCGCACACCTAGCGAGTGATACTCATACAGTGGTGTCAGGATCTGTTCGTTGCAGCGAGCAAGTATCTAATGTGAGTGTGAAGCTTGAGAAAATAGTGGCGCAGTTTAAGTATTGA
- the fdhD gene encoding formate dehydrogenase accessory sulfurtransferase FdhD, with protein sequence MVKPNIIKTSENPLQTIEVEVFDEYGEKLTKQIACERPLTVMLNWKEIVTLMTLGSRPESLVLGYLKNQSFLSDPEAVESIIIDWETSSAAVITKEDTSQLEQALKKKTVTSGCGQGTMFGNVMKQLEDYQVPQTKIKQSEIYTALEALTHYNDTYKKAGAVHGCAVCKDDKVLSFVEDVGRHNAVDTLAGEMWLNKEDGADKIFYTTGRLTSEMVIKVAQMGIPVLLSRSGVTQMGLDLAQQFGITTIARAKGLRFQVFTGAEKIEFDVKGEQASSES encoded by the coding sequence GTGGTAAAACCAAACATAATAAAAACCAGCGAAAATCCACTTCAGACAATCGAAGTTGAAGTGTTTGACGAATATGGTGAGAAGCTAACCAAACAGATCGCTTGTGAACGTCCTCTTACCGTCATGTTGAACTGGAAAGAGATCGTAACCCTGATGACTCTCGGCTCACGCCCTGAATCTTTAGTCTTGGGTTATTTGAAGAATCAAAGCTTCCTTTCCGACCCTGAAGCGGTTGAATCTATCATCATCGATTGGGAAACCAGCTCTGCAGCGGTTATCACCAAAGAAGATACCAGCCAACTTGAGCAAGCGCTGAAGAAGAAGACAGTGACATCTGGCTGTGGTCAGGGCACCATGTTTGGTAACGTGATGAAGCAGTTGGAAGATTACCAAGTGCCGCAGACCAAGATTAAGCAATCTGAAATCTACACGGCTTTAGAAGCGCTGACTCATTACAACGACACGTACAAGAAAGCTGGCGCGGTACATGGCTGCGCTGTTTGCAAAGACGATAAGGTGCTATCGTTTGTTGAAGATGTAGGCCGTCACAATGCTGTAGATACCTTAGCTGGTGAGATGTGGCTTAACAAAGAAGATGGCGCAGATAAGATCTTTTACACCACTGGTCGTCTAACCTCTGAAATGGTCATCAAAGTGGCGCAAATGGGTATTCCTGTTCTGCTATCACGTTCTGGCGTAACGCAAATGGGCTTAGACTTAGCTCAGCAATTTGGCATCACGACCATTGCTCGCGCTAAAGGCCTGCGTTTCCAAGTGTTCACTGGCGCAGAGAAGATTGAATTCGATGTAAAAGGTGAACAGGCTTCATCTGAAAGCTAG
- a CDS encoding 4Fe-4S dicluster domain-containing protein codes for MLKQLLEQATSNNAKARLYAFENTVELTNLIPPTVSYESGGNTLIIGPTKIIESAAAQLPQLTSLTLLSTDGEKGTNPELYFANSVQVSGFLGTFEVLIESKGTSSNLAKVAINHDCFDVVLDLCLNSCMTEEVPVPGYYPVGRGYPKLAEALEEIPTLMGTFDKPKFFRLDTDLCAHSSRGVKGCERCVDACPAGALSSEGSDKTGHKIEINPYLCQGVGTCATSCPTEAITYALPNPDDTQKFIERTLANYEQAGGLDPIVLICSSRHETYNVMALKALPDNVIPIVVEELPSIGIDTWFAALVNGATQVLFAASRFMPETIIRVLNNEVGIAQELLDQIGIPKETIDILYLESLREGPPTLCVDSFDLALGDLQGNKRQRLFTALDAMSSSRIPVENIVELPSNAPYGTVSCESKDCTLCMSCVAVCPTRALHTDGASPSLKFVEQDCIQCGLCEKACPENVLTLTPRMNWVKEERQQAVVIHEEKAAECLRCHKPFAPQSMIDMLQNKLRGHSHFSDETAINRIAMCEDCRVVDMFDSMAQDPLKQLKY; via the coding sequence ATGCTTAAACAATTATTAGAACAAGCAACTTCAAATAACGCTAAAGCAAGACTGTATGCATTTGAAAATACAGTTGAATTAACAAACCTAATTCCACCGACAGTCAGTTATGAGAGCGGGGGAAACACACTCATCATTGGTCCAACAAAGATCATTGAGAGTGCGGCTGCGCAATTACCTCAGCTAACAAGCCTAACTTTATTGTCAACAGATGGCGAAAAGGGCACAAACCCTGAATTGTACTTCGCGAACTCGGTCCAAGTATCCGGTTTCCTTGGCACGTTTGAAGTTCTGATTGAGAGTAAAGGCACATCGAGCAACCTAGCGAAAGTGGCCATTAATCACGATTGTTTCGATGTGGTTTTAGATCTTTGCCTGAATAGTTGCATGACAGAAGAAGTGCCTGTTCCTGGTTATTACCCAGTAGGGCGCGGTTATCCAAAACTGGCTGAAGCGTTAGAAGAGATTCCAACGTTAATGGGTACGTTTGATAAGCCTAAATTCTTCCGTTTAGACACCGACCTTTGTGCGCACAGTTCTCGTGGTGTTAAAGGCTGTGAGCGTTGTGTTGATGCTTGTCCTGCTGGCGCACTGTCGAGTGAAGGTTCAGATAAGACTGGTCACAAGATCGAGATTAACCCTTACCTATGTCAAGGAGTGGGGACTTGTGCAACAAGCTGTCCTACAGAAGCGATTACCTATGCGCTTCCAAATCCTGACGATACTCAAAAGTTCATTGAACGTACGCTAGCAAACTATGAGCAAGCGGGCGGTCTGGATCCTATCGTACTTATCTGTAGCTCACGTCATGAGACCTACAATGTGATGGCGCTCAAAGCACTGCCGGATAACGTGATTCCGATTGTGGTGGAAGAACTGCCTTCTATTGGCATCGATACGTGGTTTGCAGCGCTAGTTAACGGCGCGACTCAGGTTCTGTTTGCAGCTTCTCGCTTTATGCCAGAAACCATCATTCGTGTTCTGAATAACGAAGTCGGGATCGCTCAAGAGCTACTTGACCAAATTGGTATCCCAAAAGAAACGATCGATATCCTTTATCTAGAATCGCTTCGTGAAGGTCCTCCGACATTGTGTGTTGATTCGTTCGACCTTGCACTTGGCGATCTTCAAGGCAATAAGCGTCAACGTTTGTTCACAGCACTTGATGCGATGTCTTCGTCTCGTATTCCAGTTGAGAACATTGTTGAGCTTCCTTCGAATGCACCATACGGCACGGTTTCGTGCGAAAGCAAAGATTGTACTTTGTGTATGAGTTGTGTGGCTGTGTGTCCGACACGTGCTCTACATACCGATGGCGCCTCTCCATCCCTTAAGTTTGTCGAACAAGACTGTATTCAATGTGGTCTGTGTGAAAAGGCATGTCCTGAGAATGTTCTCACTCTGACTCCTCGTATGAATTGGGTGAAAGAAGAACGTCAACAAGCGGTTGTGATTCATGAAGAGAAAGCCGCGGAATGCTTACGTTGTCATAAGCCATTCGCACCACAGTCTATGATTGACATGCTACAGAACAAGTTACGCGGTCACTCTCATTTCTCAGATGAGACAGCAATTAATCGTATTGCGATGTGTGAAGACTGTCGTGTGGTGGACATGTTCGATTCAATGGCTCAAGACCCATTGAAACAATTGAAATACTAG
- a CDS encoding twin-arginine translocation signal domain-containing protein, whose product MKDNKEIDTSRRDLLKGLTTAAVAGAVVAGTTKVATASETVEMPEKDVKKTGYRETQHIRDYYDTL is encoded by the coding sequence ATGAAAGATAATAAAGAAATAGATACAAGCCGTAGAGACTTACTCAAAGGTTTAACGACTGCAGCCGTTGCTGGTGCCGTTGTCGCTGGAACAACCAAAGTGGCAACCGCTTCAGAAACTGTTGAAATGCCTGAAAAAGACGTGAAGAAGACGGGCTATCGCGAAACGCAACATATTCGCGATTACTACGACACACTTTAG
- a CDS encoding DUF3306 domain-containing protein has product MATNFFSRWSQRKLDESTDEPFEAEQIQEDVEPTSSDPASSEISSTDLSSAAVAEAPQPLEGDALESDEEAHAVDSQDTASETTEDLSVAQLLVSEASESVKKAALRKLFLSEEFNVRDGLDDYDDDYSNLKSLSEGVAETLRDWVKDKPEEEAPSETEQAADNEEETVIDEVDNSINEAEKTESELSESDEIAGEEKELYKNTVSSSNDTVTIEDDLKEVGQNIPHKE; this is encoded by the coding sequence ATGGCAACTAACTTTTTTAGCCGTTGGTCTCAACGAAAGCTTGATGAATCCACTGACGAACCTTTTGAAGCAGAGCAAATACAGGAAGATGTAGAACCTACTTCTTCCGATCCTGCATCTTCTGAGATTTCGTCTACTGATCTTTCATCTGCTGCTGTCGCAGAAGCGCCTCAGCCTTTAGAAGGTGACGCTTTAGAAAGCGATGAAGAAGCTCATGCTGTTGACTCCCAAGATACGGCATCAGAAACGACTGAAGACTTGTCTGTTGCTCAATTATTGGTGTCTGAAGCCTCTGAAAGCGTAAAAAAGGCCGCATTGCGTAAATTATTCCTCTCAGAAGAGTTTAACGTCCGTGATGGTTTAGACGATTATGACGACGATTACAGTAATTTGAAGTCTCTTTCTGAAGGCGTCGCAGAAACATTGCGTGATTGGGTAAAAGACAAGCCAGAAGAGGAAGCACCAAGCGAGACTGAGCAAGCTGCTGATAATGAAGAAGAAACTGTAATTGATGAGGTTGATAACTCGATTAATGAAGCGGAAAAGACTGAATCAGAACTTAGCGAAAGTGACGAAATTGCCGGGGAAGAAAAAGAACTGTATAAAAACACAGTATCTAGCAGTAATGATACTGTGACTATCGAAGATGACCTAAAAGAGGTGGGACAAAATATACCACACAAAGAATAG
- a CDS encoding ABC-F family ATPase gives MISTANITQQFGAKPLFENISVKFGEGNRYGLIGANGCGKSTFMKILSGELEPSAGNVSYDPNERVAKLNQDQFAYEEFTVIDTVIMGHKELWAIKQERDRIYSLPEMSEEDGMKVADLEVQFAEMDGYMAEAKAGELLLAVGIEESLHFGLMSEVAPGWKLRVLLSQVLFADPHIMLLDEPTNNLDMDTIKWLEDTLNQRNCTMIIISHDRHFLNSVCTHMADLDYGALRLFPGNYDEYMTAATQARERLLSDNAKKKAQIAELQTFVSRFSANASKAKQATSRAKQIDKIQLDEVKASSRQNPFIRFEQSKELFRNALVVENLAQGFEEDLYNKFDAIFEVGERVAIIGENGVGKTTLLNTLAGALEAREGEYKWSENSNIGYYAQDHAHDFEKDMNLFDWMSQWRQEGEDEQVVRGFLGRMLFGQDDIKKSVKVISGGEQGRMLLGKIMMHKPNILLMDEPTNHMDMESIEALNLALENYKGTLFFVSHDRVFVDSLATRVLEIKDGKINDFRGTYAEFLKARA, from the coding sequence TTGATCTCCACAGCAAATATCACTCAACAATTCGGCGCTAAGCCACTTTTCGAAAATATTTCAGTTAAGTTCGGCGAAGGTAACCGTTACGGTTTAATCGGCGCGAATGGCTGTGGTAAATCGACGTTCATGAAGATCCTATCAGGTGAACTTGAACCAAGTGCTGGTAACGTAAGCTACGACCCAAACGAGCGTGTAGCTAAACTAAACCAAGACCAATTTGCTTACGAAGAATTCACGGTAATCGACACGGTTATCATGGGTCACAAAGAGCTTTGGGCTATTAAGCAAGAGCGTGACCGCATTTACTCTTTGCCTGAAATGAGCGAAGAGGACGGCATGAAAGTGGCTGATCTTGAAGTTCAGTTCGCTGAAATGGACGGTTACATGGCAGAAGCGAAAGCGGGTGAGCTTCTTCTTGCTGTAGGTATTGAAGAATCACTGCACTTCGGTCTAATGAGCGAAGTAGCACCAGGTTGGAAACTTCGTGTTCTATTGTCTCAAGTACTGTTTGCAGACCCGCATATCATGCTTCTTGACGAACCAACGAACAACCTGGACATGGACACCATCAAGTGGTTGGAAGATACGCTTAACCAACGTAACTGCACAATGATCATCATTTCGCATGACCGTCACTTCCTAAACTCAGTTTGTACACACATGGCTGACCTTGATTACGGCGCACTTCGCCTGTTCCCTGGCAACTACGATGAGTACATGACAGCAGCGACACAAGCTCGTGAACGTCTACTTTCTGATAACGCGAAGAAGAAAGCACAAATTGCTGAACTTCAAACGTTCGTTTCTCGTTTCTCTGCTAACGCATCTAAAGCGAAACAAGCAACGTCTCGTGCTAAACAGATCGACAAGATTCAACTAGACGAAGTTAAAGCGTCTAGCCGTCAAAACCCATTCATCCGTTTCGAACAGTCTAAAGAACTATTCCGTAACGCACTTGTGGTTGAAAACCTAGCTCAAGGCTTTGAAGAAGACCTATACAACAAGTTCGATGCAATTTTCGAAGTTGGTGAGCGTGTTGCTATCATCGGTGAGAATGGCGTAGGTAAAACAACGCTTCTTAACACGCTAGCGGGTGCTCTAGAAGCGCGCGAAGGTGAGTACAAGTGGTCTGAAAACTCAAACATCGGTTACTATGCTCAAGATCACGCACATGATTTTGAAAAAGACATGAACCTGTTTGATTGGATGAGCCAATGGCGTCAAGAAGGCGAAGACGAGCAAGTTGTTCGTGGCTTCCTAGGTCGTATGCTGTTTGGCCAAGACGACATCAAGAAATCTGTAAAGGTTATCTCTGGTGGTGAGCAAGGTCGTATGCTTCTTGGCAAGATCATGATGCACAAGCCAAACATCCTTCTAATGGATGAACCAACGAACCACATGGATATGGAATCTATCGAAGCGCTTAACTTGGCTCTTGAGAACTACAAAGGCACATTGTTCTTCGTATCTCATGACCGCGTATTCGTAGACTCTCTAGCTACTCGTGTTCTTGAAATCAAAGACGGCAAGATCAACGATTTCCGCGGTACTTACGCTGAGTTCTTGAAAGCACGCGCTTAG
- a CDS encoding TorD/DmsD family molecular chaperone yields MDTHLDQAQELEQTLRTEIYLVLSALFRSAPSEEVIDFLKTLDIEASESAMQKAWVAIQQAATESNREALEDEYQNLFIGIGRGEIVPFGSWHRTGSMMEKPLAEIRHDLELLGIERDEQVKEPEDHIAALCEVMAMLTDEEDALQQAVFNKHIGPWFNSFTRQLEAAESANFYKSAAQLCEAFLTLEQVRFSVNTKNSKHKLKIDVKNVTDYE; encoded by the coding sequence TTGGATACTCATTTAGATCAAGCACAAGAGCTAGAACAAACACTAAGAACTGAAATCTATCTGGTTCTTTCTGCATTGTTTCGTAGCGCACCTTCTGAAGAGGTGATTGATTTTCTAAAGACACTAGACATTGAAGCATCAGAAAGTGCGATGCAGAAGGCTTGGGTGGCGATTCAACAAGCAGCAACCGAATCAAATCGCGAAGCACTAGAAGATGAATATCAAAATCTTTTCATTGGTATTGGTCGTGGGGAGATTGTTCCATTTGGATCTTGGCACCGAACAGGATCAATGATGGAAAAACCATTAGCTGAGATCCGTCACGATCTTGAATTGCTTGGCATTGAGCGTGATGAGCAAGTTAAAGAACCTGAAGATCATATCGCGGCGCTTTGTGAAGTAATGGCGATGCTAACCGATGAAGAAGACGCACTGCAACAAGCCGTTTTCAATAAACATATTGGGCCTTGGTTTAACTCTTTTACGCGTCAGCTTGAAGCCGCAGAGAGTGCCAACTTCTACAAATCTGCAGCTCAGCTGTGTGAAGCATTCTTAACGTTGGAACAAGTTCGTTTCAGCGTGAATACAAAAAACAGTAAACACAAATTAAAGATTGATGTGAAAAACGTCACTGATTACGAGTAA
- a CDS encoding DUF3305 domain-containing protein, whose protein sequence is MSEIKEFKEQYEKTEAAWPIGVQRIEKEIKTGIWVTTQWELMGFELSPEDDAQDVCLLQLHKDERTDYRFNLSSQQPKLFLVMDNVDSGIKPVIQLLTASQSVAGQYMDGDNQVLSYDIPLPVQAWMEAFIGRHGELLEARRKKRKGAGRSNGN, encoded by the coding sequence ATGTCTGAGATAAAAGAATTCAAAGAACAATATGAAAAAACAGAAGCAGCTTGGCCAATAGGTGTCCAAAGAATAGAGAAAGAGATCAAAACAGGTATTTGGGTCACTACGCAATGGGAATTAATGGGGTTTGAACTGTCACCAGAAGATGACGCCCAAGACGTTTGTTTACTTCAGTTACACAAAGACGAACGTACTGACTACCGTTTCAATTTAAGCTCTCAACAACCAAAGCTGTTCTTGGTAATGGATAACGTTGATTCAGGTATTAAGCCTGTTATTCAATTGCTGACAGCTTCTCAGTCGGTCGCAGGGCAGTATATGGACGGAGACAACCAAGTGCTGTCATACGACATTCCTTTACCCGTACAGGCTTGGATGGAAGCCTTTATTGGTCGTCATGGCGAGCTATTGGAAGCAAGACGTAAGAAACGTAAAGGTGCGGGTCGATCTAATGGCAACTAA